In one Saccharibacillus brassicae genomic region, the following are encoded:
- a CDS encoding helix-turn-helix domain-containing protein, with the protein MAVTQKRTVRAKFKALRIAKGTQKKVAEDMGVTETTVRNLENGHSDPGVELVFGFANYFGVSVHDLWQDLEQKSAKRFTTQQNHYNA; encoded by the coding sequence ATGGCAGTTACTCAGAAACGTACAGTGCGAGCAAAGTTTAAGGCGCTTCGTATTGCTAAAGGCACTCAAAAAAAGGTTGCTGAAGATATGGGAGTCACAGAAACCACAGTTCGCAATCTTGAAAATGGTCATTCCGATCCCGGCGTAGAGCTTGTCTTTGGTTTCGCGAATTACTTTGGTGTTAGTGTTCATGATCTCTGGCAAGATCTTGAACAGAAAAGCGCTAAAAGATTCACAACCCAACAAAATCATTATAACGCGTAA
- a CDS encoding ImmA/IrrE family metallo-endopeptidase: MLLYEELLDEAYTQHNIHTYEKPLSSRTKGLYSDKIIWINKFIPTYTEKGCVMVEELGHHHTSVGNILDQRHVVSRRQELRARQWGHGRAIPLCRFIEAHKAKVSGRNDLAAYLGVTEEFLQETVDRYRDKYGLYKRFDDKFIVGFDPVEVLEIG; the protein is encoded by the coding sequence GTGCTGCTTTACGAAGAACTATTAGACGAAGCTTATACCCAACATAATATCCATACATACGAAAAACCCTTATCCTCACGAACCAAAGGTCTTTATAGCGATAAGATCATTTGGATAAATAAGTTTATTCCGACTTATACAGAGAAAGGCTGTGTGATGGTCGAGGAACTGGGGCATCATCATACTAGCGTCGGCAATATATTAGATCAACGACACGTCGTCAGCAGACGACAGGAGCTGCGGGCGCGACAATGGGGACATGGCCGGGCAATCCCTTTGTGCCGCTTCATTGAGGCTCATAAAGCGAAAGTCAGTGGCCGGAACGACCTGGCTGCCTACTTGGGTGTCACAGAGGAATTTTTGCAAGAGACTGTTGATCGATACCGCGACAAGTACGGTTTATACAAACGGTTCGACGATAAATTCATTGTTGGGTTCGATCCAGTTGAGGTGCTTGAAATAGGGTAG
- a CDS encoding DUF402 domain-containing protein has translation MKRKFADRANWRRVTDRRFLCRYIDSRRFTGYVTLYNMLKLKEPLMKTYGGLTFCVADKGYSWLQYFPKDAHFIVTTMFNEKREVVEWYIDICKSQGVTDQGVPWFDDLYLDIVVLGDGTVFLLDEDELDDALRRGVITEADYALATRTAHGLLRMIDAHAFPYFRLSIEHRRRLFPASALKV, from the coding sequence ATGAAACGTAAATTTGCTGACAGAGCCAACTGGCGGCGCGTAACCGATCGGAGATTCTTGTGCCGGTACATCGACAGCCGCCGCTTTACGGGCTACGTAACCTTGTACAATATGCTCAAGCTGAAGGAACCGCTGATGAAAACGTACGGGGGACTTACGTTTTGTGTGGCCGACAAAGGCTATTCTTGGCTGCAGTATTTTCCCAAGGATGCCCACTTTATCGTCACGACAATGTTCAACGAGAAAAGGGAAGTCGTGGAATGGTACATCGATATCTGCAAATCGCAGGGCGTAACGGATCAGGGCGTACCCTGGTTCGACGATCTGTATCTGGATATCGTCGTACTGGGCGACGGCACCGTTTTTTTGCTGGACGAAGACGAACTGGACGATGCGCTGCGGCGCGGCGTCATTACGGAAGCGGACTATGCGCTGGCGACCCGAACGGCCCACGGGCTGCTTCGGATGATCGACGCGCACGCTTTTCCGTATTTCAGGCTCTCGATCGAACATCGCAGACGGCTGTTCCCGGCTTCGGCGCTCAAAGTCTAG
- a CDS encoding DnaD domain protein yields the protein MADEIYRITKQENYVVMDRRFLHNNKLSLKAKGLLAYVLTLPDDWKFHIEELAKHSTDGEKGLRSGWKELIENGYVNRVPIREGQRIAYWETQVFEHPSLNPLHSENRQIENPLLSGSVHVQKLHVDPVHVQDRRLLSIDLLPSIDSTNSSSTSEPVKPDGLEEETVSDVYTQVFGTFAMTPLFTGFVKELKRKGRTDRFVIELLLEAGESSSGKPTLKFVRAIADRWLQEGIESREQAATKKSAGYSPARQPPKSSGWRPSKPDLPIVQNDPEQSGVSDEEFAEYVRLAEEMKESKGAGPRAGDEE from the coding sequence ATGGCGGATGAGATTTACAGGATTACGAAACAAGAAAATTATGTGGTCATGGACCGTAGGTTTCTGCACAACAACAAGCTTTCTCTGAAAGCAAAGGGATTGCTGGCTTATGTGCTCACCCTTCCAGACGATTGGAAGTTTCATATCGAAGAGCTGGCCAAGCACAGCACTGACGGAGAGAAAGGACTGCGCAGCGGATGGAAGGAACTGATCGAGAACGGATACGTCAATCGTGTTCCAATCCGGGAAGGGCAGCGCATTGCTTACTGGGAAACGCAAGTCTTTGAACATCCGTCGCTCAATCCTCTACATTCCGAAAATAGGCAAATAGAGAATCCTCTACTTTCCGGTTCTGTACATGTACAAAAGCTACATGTAGATCCTGTACATGTACAGGATCGGCGACTACTAAGTATTGATCTTTTACCTAGTATTGATTCTACTAATTCTTCTTCTACATCAGAGCCGGTTAAACCGGATGGACTGGAAGAAGAAACGGTGTCGGACGTTTACACTCAGGTTTTTGGAACGTTCGCTATGACGCCGCTGTTCACTGGATTCGTCAAGGAACTGAAGCGAAAAGGGCGCACAGATCGTTTCGTGATTGAGCTTCTTCTCGAAGCCGGAGAAAGTTCGAGCGGCAAACCGACCTTGAAGTTTGTCAGGGCGATCGCGGACCGCTGGCTTCAGGAAGGCATCGAATCCCGAGAGCAGGCCGCCACAAAGAAAAGTGCCGGATACTCGCCGGCCCGGCAGCCGCCGAAAAGCAGCGGATGGCGGCCGAGTAAGCCGGACCTGCCTATCGTTCAAAATGATCCGGAGCAGAGCGGCGTCAGCGACGAGGAGTTTGCAGAGTACGTCCGGCTGGCGGAAGAGATGAAGGAGTCGAAAGGGGCGGGGCCACGTGCTGGAGACGAAGAGTAG
- a CDS encoding group-specific protein produces MKSLLKVEIDPVEVKRMCHEQIGELVKAADAEYAFWDSKELMKRTCMSWNTIQDMFFHDPRFIKRKVGQKWYFPAKETREFLRQWLLEQSPF; encoded by the coding sequence ATGAAGAGCCTCTTAAAAGTTGAAATTGATCCAGTTGAAGTGAAGCGTATGTGCCATGAACAAATAGGTGAACTGGTCAAAGCGGCCGATGCGGAATATGCCTTCTGGGATTCAAAAGAACTTATGAAGCGAACCTGTATGAGCTGGAATACCATCCAAGATATGTTCTTCCATGATCCGCGCTTTATCAAAAGGAAGGTCGGACAGAAGTGGTACTTCCCGGCAAAGGAAACACGCGAATTCCTCCGGCAATGGTTGTTGGAGCAGTCGCCTTTTTAA
- a CDS encoding aminotransferase class I/II-fold pyridoxal phosphate-dependent enzyme, whose product MRTFEATIEQWKEEAERIVRPRFEEIDAIVEHNQWKVIEAFRSCKVSDFHFNPSTGYAYNDRGREVLDELYAVVFGAEAALVRPHFASGTHTISTALFGVLRPGDELLYMTGTPYDTLHKVIGKTGDGTGSLADFGIGYREASLTPDGEVDWDEVARQITPNTKVIGIQRSRGYAWRLPFTVQQIGDMTRKVKELCPNAIVFVDNCYGEFTEKLEPTEVGVDLMAGSLIKNPGGGLAETGGYICGRKDLVELAAYRLTAPGIGAEVGAMLGTTRGIYQGLYMAPTIVGQAVKGSIFAAAMFELAGFASSPAWNAPRTDLIQAVVFERPEQLIAFVQGIQLAAAVDSHVVPEPWDMPGYENPVIMAAGTFIQGGSLELSADAPIREPYIGYMQGGLTYSHVKYGVLNALQNLFDRNLL is encoded by the coding sequence ATGAGAACTTTTGAAGCGACAATCGAGCAGTGGAAAGAAGAAGCGGAGCGGATCGTGCGCCCCCGCTTTGAAGAGATCGACGCCATCGTCGAGCATAACCAATGGAAAGTGATCGAAGCTTTTCGCAGCTGTAAAGTCAGCGATTTTCATTTTAACCCTTCGACGGGGTACGCTTATAACGACCGGGGCCGCGAGGTGCTGGACGAATTGTATGCGGTCGTGTTCGGGGCCGAAGCCGCTCTGGTGCGCCCGCATTTCGCTTCCGGTACGCATACGATCTCGACGGCGCTGTTCGGCGTGCTGCGTCCGGGCGACGAGCTGCTCTATATGACCGGCACGCCGTACGATACGCTGCACAAAGTGATCGGCAAAACCGGTGACGGCACCGGCTCTCTTGCCGATTTCGGCATCGGCTACCGCGAAGCTTCCCTGACGCCGGACGGCGAAGTCGATTGGGACGAGGTGGCCCGCCAGATTACGCCGAACACGAAAGTGATCGGCATCCAGCGTTCGCGCGGTTACGCGTGGCGCCTGCCGTTTACGGTGCAGCAGATCGGGGACATGACGCGCAAAGTCAAGGAACTATGCCCGAACGCGATCGTCTTCGTGGACAACTGTTACGGCGAATTTACGGAGAAACTCGAACCGACCGAAGTCGGCGTCGATCTGATGGCCGGTTCGCTGATCAAAAATCCGGGCGGCGGTCTGGCGGAAACGGGCGGTTATATTTGCGGGCGAAAAGATCTCGTCGAATTGGCCGCGTATCGCTTGACGGCACCGGGCATCGGAGCAGAAGTCGGCGCGATGCTCGGCACGACGCGCGGCATCTACCAGGGGCTGTACATGGCGCCGACGATTGTCGGGCAAGCGGTCAAAGGCAGCATTTTTGCCGCCGCCATGTTCGAACTGGCCGGCTTTGCCAGCAGTCCGGCCTGGAACGCTCCGCGTACCGACCTGATTCAGGCGGTCGTGTTCGAGCGGCCGGAGCAGTTGATCGCGTTCGTGCAGGGCATTCAGCTCGCGGCAGCGGTAGACAGCCATGTCGTGCCGGAGCCGTGGGACATGCCCGGTTACGAGAACCCGGTTATCATGGCCGCGGGAACTTTCATTCAGGGCGGCAGTCTGGAATTGTCGGCTGACGCACCGATTCGCGAGCCTTACATCGGCTACATGCAGGGCGGTCTAACTTACTCCCACGTGAAGTACGGGGTACTTAACGCTCTACAAAATCTGTTTGATCGTAATTTACTGTGA
- a CDS encoding Rha family transcriptional regulator: MDKLQLVERAGVFYADSRDVADMVDKRHDNLLRDIEGYKAVLDQSSNLRTADFFIESSYVSAGREYKSFLLTRRGCDMVANKMTGDKGVLFTAAYVSRFEEMERAAKADISQLSPILQALIQTEQRQLAIEARQQRSDEQIAVIKETFLQRDERWRDQMNGMLNAAAKRTNGDFRETRTESYRRLEQRAHCDLNRRLSNMRARLQEDGATKTKIETTNRLDVIESEPRLKEIYTGIVKELSIGTIL; this comes from the coding sequence TTGGATAAACTGCAACTGGTAGAACGCGCCGGCGTGTTTTACGCCGACAGCCGCGACGTCGCCGACATGGTAGATAAACGGCATGATAATCTGTTGCGCGATATCGAAGGTTACAAAGCAGTCTTGGATCAATCCTCAAATTTGAGGACTGCCGACTTCTTCATCGAAAGCTCTTATGTTAGCGCGGGCCGAGAGTATAAAAGTTTCCTGCTTACCCGACGCGGATGCGACATGGTTGCGAACAAGATGACCGGCGATAAGGGCGTACTCTTCACGGCCGCTTATGTCAGCCGCTTCGAGGAGATGGAGCGTGCAGCGAAGGCAGATATTTCGCAGCTCAGCCCGATCCTGCAGGCGCTCATCCAGACGGAACAGCGACAACTCGCGATTGAAGCGCGACAGCAGCGCTCGGATGAACAAATCGCTGTGATCAAGGAAACCTTCCTGCAGCGCGATGAGCGATGGCGCGACCAGATGAACGGCATGCTGAACGCCGCGGCGAAGCGCACAAACGGTGATTTCCGGGAGACCCGGACGGAAAGCTACCGACGCCTGGAGCAACGCGCTCATTGTGACTTGAACAGACGCCTGAGTAATATGCGGGCCCGGCTCCAAGAAGACGGCGCGACAAAAACGAAAATCGAAACGACAAATAGACTCGATGTCATCGAGTCGGAGCCGCGGCTGAAAGAAATCTACACGGGAATCGTGAAGGAACTCAGCATCGGAACAATCTTATAG
- a CDS encoding site-specific integrase encodes MASFKKHDAGWEFRIRYKDPFTQKFREKSQRGFETKKAAQIAAAELEKQLAAGYEQSDLPLADFLYIWLEEYKKGTVRKNTYELHKNNIKNHLVPYFKKISLRDVKPIMYQEFLNHFGPRGYSRRTIELIHATMHNALDKAVTLGKLEKNPCNGVEIRGEKNRGEVQFIESEDIPKFLEATWKYGYIYWIFFKSMIGTGMRKGEAAALKWPDIDWEQKKLRIDETLDFTAADKSELFGDPKTYRSKRFVHVPPALMEDLRKHQEWQQRNREAMGPLYHHDLDLVFCRTNGNFMPKSSLFNAFSRICHRADLPELPIHSLRHTYAVLMLEAGADIKFVQEQLGHGSVQITSDVYAHISKKLKDRNMKKFELFTDHLLK; translated from the coding sequence TTGGCAAGCTTTAAGAAGCACGATGCTGGCTGGGAGTTTCGAATCCGATATAAAGATCCATTCACACAAAAGTTTCGTGAAAAATCACAGCGAGGCTTCGAAACGAAAAAGGCTGCGCAAATTGCCGCGGCCGAATTAGAAAAACAACTTGCTGCCGGATATGAGCAAAGTGATCTTCCACTCGCCGACTTTCTTTACATTTGGTTAGAGGAATACAAGAAAGGCACTGTACGAAAAAACACTTATGAATTACACAAGAATAATATCAAAAATCACCTGGTTCCCTATTTCAAAAAGATTTCGCTTCGTGATGTAAAACCAATTATGTATCAGGAGTTTCTCAACCATTTCGGACCTCGTGGATACAGCCGCCGTACCATCGAATTAATTCATGCTACAATGCACAACGCATTGGACAAGGCAGTAACACTTGGAAAGCTTGAGAAAAATCCGTGTAATGGCGTAGAGATACGCGGAGAGAAAAATCGTGGTGAAGTGCAATTCATCGAATCAGAAGATATCCCAAAATTTTTAGAAGCTACCTGGAAGTATGGTTACATCTATTGGATTTTCTTTAAAAGCATGATTGGAACGGGGATGCGCAAAGGAGAAGCTGCCGCGCTGAAATGGCCTGATATCGATTGGGAACAAAAGAAGCTTCGTATCGATGAAACCCTCGATTTCACAGCAGCCGATAAGAGTGAACTCTTTGGCGATCCTAAGACGTATCGATCCAAAAGATTCGTTCATGTTCCGCCAGCTTTGATGGAGGACTTAAGAAAGCACCAGGAGTGGCAGCAAAGAAACCGAGAGGCAATGGGTCCGCTATACCACCATGATCTGGATCTCGTCTTCTGTCGCACCAATGGTAATTTCATGCCAAAGTCTTCCTTATTCAATGCCTTCTCTCGGATTTGTCACCGTGCAGATCTGCCAGAGCTTCCTATCCACTCGCTTCGCCATACGTATGCTGTCCTTATGCTGGAAGCTGGCGCTGACATTAAGTTTGTTCAAGAGCAACTGGGTCATGGTAGTGTTCAAATCACTTCAGACGTGTATGCCCACATCTCCAAAAAACTCAAAGATCGTAATATGAAGAAGTTCGAATTGTTTACGGATCACCTTCTAAAGTGA
- a CDS encoding MerR family transcriptional regulator → MGDDIRRNMALFPIGIVMKLTDLSARQIRYYEQHSLIVPARTSGNQRLFSFNDVERLLEIKALIEKGVNIAGIKQVMNPVTKESEEATVLNAATEEKRKELSDSQLHRMLKQQLVSGKKPGQVSLIQGELSRFFNRK, encoded by the coding sequence ATGGGCGACGACATTCGCAGAAATATGGCCTTGTTCCCGATAGGGATTGTTATGAAACTTACCGATCTGTCCGCGCGTCAGATCCGATACTATGAACAGCACAGTCTGATCGTTCCGGCACGTACGTCCGGCAATCAGCGCTTGTTCTCGTTCAACGACGTGGAGCGGCTGCTGGAGATCAAGGCCCTGATCGAAAAAGGCGTCAACATCGCCGGCATCAAGCAGGTAATGAACCCGGTCACCAAAGAATCCGAAGAAGCGACCGTCCTGAACGCGGCAACCGAAGAAAAGCGCAAAGAACTTTCCGATTCGCAGCTTCATCGCATGCTCAAGCAGCAGTTGGTCTCCGGCAAGAAACCGGGCCAAGTCTCGTTGATTCAAGGCGAACTGTCCCGCTTCTTTAATAGAAAATAA
- a CDS encoding helix-turn-helix domain-containing protein, translating into MDHPGIRIRELRMRRGLSQDQLAAALDMNRVNISNYERGKITNIPGDVLLKLANKLNTSTDYLLGREEHVEIETIAAHHDGEDFTEEEQKEIEAFKAFVKSKRNREE; encoded by the coding sequence TTGGATCATCCAGGAATACGTATTAGAGAACTTAGAATGCGAAGAGGCTTATCTCAAGATCAACTGGCTGCGGCATTGGATATGAATCGAGTTAATATTTCTAATTATGAACGAGGTAAAATAACGAATATACCAGGCGATGTTTTATTAAAACTCGCTAATAAATTGAATACCAGTACTGACTATTTGCTCGGTCGTGAAGAACATGTAGAAATTGAAACAATAGCTGCCCATCACGATGGCGAAGATTTTACAGAGGAAGAACAGAAAGAGATCGAGGCATTCAAAGCATTTGTAAAGTCGAAGCGTAACCGCGAGGAGTGA
- the glnA gene encoding type I glutamate--ammonia ligase, with protein MSYNKEDILRIAKEENVRFIRLQFTDLLGAIKNVEIPVSQLEKALDNKMMFDGSSIEGYVRIEESDMYLYPDLDTWVVFPWVTENRVARLICDIYLPSGKPFPGDPRAVLRRALEEAEEMGFSAMNVGPEPEFFLFRTDENGNPTDELNDQGGYFDLAPMDLGENCRREIVITLEEMGFEVEASHHEVAPGQHEIDFKYENAMKAADQIQTFKLVVKTIARQHGLHATFMPKPLFGMNGSGMHCHQSLFRGGENAFYDESDELGLSETARYYMAGILKHARAFAAITNPTVNSYKRLVPGYEAPCYVAWSASNRSPMIRIPASRGLSTRIEVRNPDPAANPYLALAVMLKSGLDGIRRQMTLPAPIDRNIYVMSEEERIEEGIPSLPADLKEALNELIRDEVVVQAMGEHALTHFYELKEIEWDMYRTQVHQWERDQYMTLY; from the coding sequence TTGAGTTACAACAAAGAAGACATTCTGCGTATTGCCAAGGAAGAAAATGTTCGCTTCATCCGTCTTCAGTTCACCGACCTGCTCGGCGCGATCAAAAACGTCGAAATTCCGGTCAGCCAACTGGAAAAAGCGCTCGACAACAAAATGATGTTCGACGGTTCTTCCATCGAAGGGTATGTCCGGATCGAAGAATCGGATATGTACCTGTATCCGGACCTCGATACCTGGGTCGTATTCCCGTGGGTAACCGAGAACCGCGTCGCGCGCCTGATCTGCGATATTTATCTGCCGTCCGGCAAGCCTTTCCCGGGCGACCCGCGTGCCGTACTGCGCCGCGCGCTCGAAGAAGCCGAAGAAATGGGCTTCAGCGCGATGAACGTAGGACCCGAGCCGGAATTTTTCCTGTTCCGCACCGACGAGAACGGCAATCCGACAGACGAGCTGAACGACCAGGGCGGCTACTTCGACCTGGCTCCGATGGATCTCGGCGAGAACTGCCGCCGCGAGATCGTCATCACGCTCGAAGAAATGGGCTTCGAGGTCGAAGCTTCCCACCACGAAGTGGCTCCGGGACAGCATGAGATCGACTTCAAATACGAGAATGCGATGAAAGCGGCCGACCAGATCCAGACGTTCAAACTGGTCGTCAAGACGATCGCCCGTCAGCACGGCCTGCACGCGACGTTTATGCCAAAACCGCTGTTCGGCATGAACGGTTCGGGCATGCACTGTCACCAGTCGCTGTTCCGTGGGGGAGAAAACGCGTTCTACGACGAGAGCGACGAGCTTGGTTTGAGCGAGACGGCCCGTTATTACATGGCCGGCATCCTCAAGCACGCGCGCGCGTTCGCGGCGATCACGAACCCGACCGTCAACTCCTACAAGCGTCTCGTACCGGGCTATGAAGCGCCTTGTTACGTGGCCTGGTCTGCCAGCAACCGCAGCCCGATGATCCGCATCCCGGCATCGCGCGGCCTGAGCACGCGGATCGAAGTCCGCAACCCGGACCCGGCAGCCAACCCGTACCTCGCTCTGGCCGTTATGCTCAAGTCCGGTCTGGACGGCATCCGCAGACAGATGACGCTGCCGGCTCCGATCGACCGTAACATCTATGTCATGTCCGAAGAAGAGCGGATCGAAGAAGGCATCCCAAGCCTGCCAGCCGATCTGAAGGAAGCACTCAACGAACTGATCCGCGACGAAGTCGTCGTTCAGGCGATGGGCGAACACGCCCTGACCCACTTCTACGAACTCAAGGAAATTGAGTGGGATATGTACCGTACGCAGGTCCACCAGTGGGAACGCGATCAGTACATGACGCTCTACTAG
- a CDS encoding YdcF family protein, translating to MNTSERPESLRGTGPVRGPADRTPRRRGRWIKSLALAAGVGVILFAFWTLYIQIRIGQGMTLDREHNTDVGIVLGASLWNNEPSPALTERLEAAYEGYASGAYPMLIVSGGLDNPQMKLTEAEGMANYLRKRGVPEANIILENKATSTYENLLFSTKIMQEHGMETATIVTHQFHGARSEDIADFLGYEDPQFELAPTEALNLWQTRGRETLAFTKWLLDKNTLPDGK from the coding sequence GTGAATACGAGTGAACGGCCGGAATCGCTGCGCGGCACCGGACCGGTCCGGGGACCGGCAGACCGCACGCCCCGCAGACGCGGCCGATGGATCAAATCTTTGGCGCTTGCGGCAGGAGTCGGTGTGATCCTGTTCGCGTTCTGGACGCTGTATATTCAGATCCGGATCGGGCAGGGCATGACGCTTGACCGTGAGCACAACACGGATGTCGGCATCGTACTCGGAGCAAGTCTGTGGAATAACGAACCGAGTCCGGCGCTGACCGAGAGGCTCGAAGCCGCCTACGAAGGCTACGCAAGCGGAGCATATCCGATGCTCATCGTCAGCGGCGGGCTCGACAATCCGCAGATGAAGCTGACGGAAGCGGAAGGTATGGCCAACTATTTGCGCAAGCGCGGCGTGCCCGAGGCGAATATCATTTTGGAAAACAAAGCGACCAGCACGTACGAGAACCTGTTATTTAGCACCAAGATCATGCAGGAGCACGGCATGGAGACGGCCACGATCGTGACCCATCAATTCCATGGCGCCCGCTCCGAAGACATCGCGGACTTTCTGGGCTACGAAGATCCGCAGTTCGAGCTCGCTCCGACCGAGGCGCTGAATCTATGGCAGACCCGCGGCCGCGAGACGCTCGCTTTTACCAAATGGCTGCTCGACAAGAACACGTTGCCAGACGGCAAATAA
- the hflX gene encoding GTPase HflX yields MQTTTYDTTPEENPRAILVSLVTDEVKRSGIDPVYSLDELVALAETASVQVLTTLTQNKEKKDTKWFIGKGKVQELKVIADELGANTAIFDQELSGAQVRNLEAELDLKIIDRTQLILDIFAQRAKTREGIIQVELAQLSYLLPRLSGQGGNLSRLGGGIGARGPGETKLETDRRHIRGRIDELKRQIGEVEKHRTMQRQRRKKSGTVQVALVGYTNAGKSTLLRELTDADVYVQNQLFATLDPTSRMLELPGGREIVLTDTVGFIQNLPHNLIAAFRATLEEVNEADLVLHVVDASSDMLSDQMKVVDRILEELGAGGKPQIQLYNKKDLCTPEQLELLPEDEQNLRISAYDKQDLDKLLNRLQEELTGGTVSYRIPAARGDLAAQLYKIGEVISQEFDESDILYEVRLHTGEAEKYAHLLEDYKL; encoded by the coding sequence ATGCAGACGACAACTTACGATACGACGCCGGAGGAAAATCCCCGCGCGATTCTCGTCAGTCTCGTGACCGACGAAGTGAAGCGTTCCGGGATCGACCCGGTGTATTCGCTTGACGAACTGGTGGCGCTGGCCGAAACGGCGAGCGTCCAGGTGCTTACGACCCTGACGCAGAACAAGGAAAAGAAAGACACGAAATGGTTTATCGGCAAAGGCAAAGTCCAGGAGCTCAAAGTGATCGCGGACGAGCTCGGCGCCAACACGGCGATTTTCGACCAGGAGCTGTCCGGTGCGCAGGTGCGCAATCTGGAAGCCGAACTGGATTTGAAAATCATTGACCGTACCCAGCTGATTCTGGACATTTTCGCCCAGCGGGCCAAAACACGCGAAGGGATTATCCAGGTCGAACTCGCCCAGCTCAGCTACTTGCTGCCGCGCCTGTCGGGACAAGGCGGCAATCTGTCGAGACTCGGCGGCGGTATCGGCGCGCGCGGTCCCGGCGAGACGAAGCTTGAGACCGATCGCCGGCATATCCGCGGACGGATCGACGAGCTGAAACGGCAAATCGGCGAAGTGGAGAAGCACCGCACGATGCAGCGTCAGCGCCGCAAGAAAAGCGGAACGGTGCAGGTTGCGCTGGTCGGCTATACGAATGCGGGCAAATCGACGCTGCTTCGCGAGCTGACGGATGCCGACGTTTATGTGCAGAATCAGCTGTTCGCGACGCTCGATCCGACGTCGAGAATGCTGGAACTGCCGGGCGGCCGCGAGATCGTGCTGACGGATACGGTCGGTTTTATCCAGAACCTGCCGCATAACCTGATCGCCGCGTTCCGCGCGACGCTTGAGGAAGTGAACGAAGCCGACCTCGTGCTGCACGTTGTCGACGCGTCTTCGGACATGCTGAGCGACCAGATGAAAGTCGTCGACCGCATTCTCGAAGAACTCGGCGCCGGCGGCAAACCGCAGATCCAGCTGTACAACAAAAAAGATCTGTGCACGCCGGAGCAGCTGGAGCTGCTTCCGGAAGACGAGCAGAACCTGCGTATCAGCGCTTACGACAAGCAGGATCTGGACAAGCTGCTGAACCGCCTGCAGGAAGAATTGACGGGCGGAACGGTCTCTTACCGGATTCCGGCCGCGCGCGGCGACCTCGCCGCCCAGCTGTACAAAATCGGCGAAGTGATCTCCCAGGAGTTCGACGAGTCCGACATCCTGTACGAAGTTCGCCTGCACACGGGAGAAGCGGAGAAATACGCGCATCTGCTGGAAGACTACAAACTCTAA